The following are encoded in a window of Candidatus Eisenbacteria bacterium genomic DNA:
- the tuf gene encoding elongation factor Tu (EF-Tu; promotes GTP-dependent binding of aminoacyl-tRNA to the A-site of ribosomes during protein biosynthesis; when the tRNA anticodon matches the mRNA codon, GTP hydrolysis results; the inactive EF-Tu-GDP leaves the ribosome and release of GDP is promoted by elongation factor Ts; many prokaryotes have two copies of the gene encoding EF-Tu), producing the protein EMVMPGDNITMSIELITPIAMEKELRFAIREGGRTVGAGVVAEIIE; encoded by the coding sequence GAGATGGTGATGCCGGGCGACAACATCACGATGTCGATCGAGCTGATCACGCCGATCGCGATGGAGAAGGAGCTTCGGTTCGCCATCCGCGAGGGTGGCCGCACCGTGGGCGCCGGCGTCGTCGCGGAAATCATCGAGTAG
- the rpmG gene encoding 50S ribosomal protein L33, which produces MREQILLACGECKRRNYTTKKNKRLHPDRVEFKKYCRFCKKHTPHKETK; this is translated from the coding sequence ATGCGCGAGCAGATCCTGCTGGCCTGTGGCGAGTGCAAGCGGCGCAACTACACCACCAAGAAGAACAAGCGCCTGCACCCCGACCGGGTCGAGTTCAAGAAGTACTGTCGCTTCTGCAAGAAGCACACGCCCCACAAGGAAACGAAGTAA
- the secE gene encoding preprotein translocase subunit SecE gives MAQIVQQSVTFLKEVRDEFRKVSRPTLPELRNSTLVVSITVGLIGLTVGLLDQIFGRVVQLVLSFR, from the coding sequence ATGGCGCAGATCGTCCAGCAGTCGGTCACGTTTCTCAAGGAAGTGCGCGACGAGTTCCGCAAGGTCAGCCGTCCGACGCTGCCCGAGCTGCGAAACTCCACGCTCGTCGTGAGCATCACGGTGGGGCTGATCGGGCTGACCGTCGGCCTCCTGGACCAGATCTTCGGGCGCGTGGTCCAGCTCGTGCTGAGCTTCCGGTAG
- the nusG gene encoding transcription termination/antitermination factor NusG, with protein MAKQWFVVHTYSGHEKKVQENIQRAARAAGLEEAFGDVIVATEEFAEMKEGKRTVSRRRTFPSYVLLNMDMSEATRTLVTNVPGVTGFVGSGANPIALKEAEIERVKGRMKESKGGRPAPESKYRVGEHVKVVDGPFNGFTGVVDETHPERGKLKVMVSIFGRATPVELDYLQVQPV; from the coding sequence ATGGCGAAGCAGTGGTTCGTGGTCCATACGTACTCCGGCCACGAGAAGAAGGTCCAGGAGAACATCCAGCGCGCCGCGCGGGCCGCCGGCCTCGAGGAGGCGTTCGGCGACGTCATCGTGGCGACCGAGGAATTCGCGGAGATGAAGGAGGGCAAGCGCACCGTGTCCCGGCGGCGCACCTTCCCCAGCTACGTGCTCCTCAACATGGACATGTCCGAGGCGACCCGGACCCTGGTGACGAACGTGCCCGGGGTGACCGGGTTCGTGGGCTCCGGCGCCAACCCCATCGCGCTCAAGGAAGCGGAAATCGAGCGCGTGAAGGGCCGCATGAAGGAGTCCAAGGGCGGGCGCCCGGCGCCCGAGTCGAAGTACCGCGTGGGCGAGCACGTCAAGGTGGTGGACGGCCCGTTCAACGGGTTCACGGGCGTGGTGGACGAGACGCACCCCGAACGCGGGAAACTCAAGGTGATGGTCAGCATCTTCGGGCGCGCCACTCCGGTGGAGCTCGATTACCTGCAGGTGCAGCCGGTCTAG
- the rplK gene encoding 50S ribosomal protein L11, with amino-acid sequence MAKEITALVKLQVPAGAANPAPPIGPALGQHGVNIMDFCKQFNARTQAQAGLIIPAVITIYKDRSFTFILKTPPAAVLLKRAAGIAKGSGVPNRNKVAKVTLAQVREIAELKKPDLNSNDVEHAMSMVMGTARSMGIEIAS; translated from the coding sequence ATGGCGAAAGAAATCACCGCTCTCGTGAAGTTGCAGGTGCCCGCCGGCGCCGCCAACCCCGCGCCGCCGATCGGTCCGGCCCTGGGACAGCACGGCGTCAACATCATGGACTTCTGCAAGCAGTTCAACGCCCGGACCCAGGCGCAGGCCGGCCTGATCATCCCGGCGGTGATCACGATCTACAAGGACCGGAGCTTCACCTTCATCCTGAAGACCCCGCCCGCCGCGGTGCTGCTCAAGCGCGCCGCGGGAATCGCGAAGGGCTCCGGGGTGCCGAACCGCAACAAGGTGGCCAAGGTCACGCTGGCGCAGGTCCGCGAGATCGCCGAGCTCAAGAAGCCCGACCTCAACTCCAACGACGTCGAGCACGCAATGAGCATGGTGATGG